The sequence AGACACAGAATCTGGTTGAAAGCGAACCAGACCGGGCGCAGCGGATGTCTTCGCGCCTGGCGGCGTTAAAGTGGGAGCTGGAGCGCGAGAGCCGTCAGCTCGCCGGCCGGATGGAACTGGACAGCGAGTCAGCCGAACGCCTGCGGGCGCTGGGTTATATCTCCGGCGGCGCGGCGGCGCACTCCCCCGATTCGCTGCCGGACCCCAAGCTGATGATCGGTTCACTGGGCCGGTTCATGGAGGGGGTGATGGCCGAGGCCGAGGGTGAGTACGCCGCGGCCCTGGCCGCGTTCGATTCCGTGCTGGCCGACGATCCCGAGAACCTGTACGCCATCCGCTACAAGGGTTTCGTGCTGATGGAGCAGGACAGCATGCGGCTGGCGATCGAGCAGTTCACCCGCGCGGTTGAACTCCAGCCGGAAAGTCCGGCCAATTTCATGCTGGCGCTGGCCTGGAGCAGACTGGGATCGGTCGGGGAAACTCGCTCATGGCTGGAGCGGACTGTCAAGATGCAGCCGGGCCACGCACGGGCCCACGCCATGCTGGCCGATATACTGCTTGACTGCGGCGAAACCGCCGTGGCGGTGGAACACATGGAGACCGCCCGCAGGCTCGCTCCCCAGGACAAGAGGGTGCTCAACGACCTGGGCAGTCTGCTGCTGGAGCGCGGCGAGCCGGAAGCTGCGGCGGAAAGTTTCGAGGAGGCGCTGGCGGTCGACCCGGACTACCCGCTGGCCCTCTACAATCTGGGGATCGCCCGCTATCGGCTGGGCGAGCTGGAGGAGGCCGAGGAAGTTCTGGCCCGGGTGGCAGCTGATTTCACCGGGGACAAGAAAGTGCAGAACAACCTGGGAGTGGTGCGCGCGGCGCGGCAGGACCGGGAGGGCGCCGAACGGGCGTACCGCGCCGCGCTGGATGCGGACAGCTCGTTCGCCCCGGCATGGAACAACCTGGGCAATGTCATGGCCGCCACCGGGCGCACGAACGAAGCCGCGGCCGCATACAGCAGCGCGCTGGAGATCGAGCCGGACTACGCTGAGGCCTGTTTCAACTACGGTATCCTGCTGGCCGAGCGGCTGGAGTTGCCGGATTCGGCTTTGATGCTGATCGAGCGGGGAATAGCGCTGGCGCCGGATTCGCCCAGGGCACTGAAAATGGGGGATTTCGCCCGGGAGCTGCGCGCGCGCTGAGCTGCGCTGCATTGACATGCCCCGCCCCTTTGCCCATATTTGTAACACGACTTTCCGCTCCACTTTACCGAAAATATGACAACGGATCAGAGGAGATAGATGGATAAGCACCCCCACCCCCATTCGGCCGGCCACCCGGGCGGCGGACATCCCCACGGCGGCATGCCGACCAGCGGCGACGCCGGTCCGGGACCGCTGGGCAACCAGTTGCGGCTGGTGTTCTGGGAAACCACTGCCGGCTGCAACCTGACCTGCCAGCACTGCCGCCGGCTCGACCTGGCCCAGGACGGCCTGGCACCCGGCGACATGAATACGGAAACCGCCCTGCGGTTTATCGACAGCATCGTCAAGTTCGCCACGCCGATTCTCGTGCTCTCGGGCGGAGAACCGATGATCCGCCCGGATATTTTCGAGATCGCCCGCTATGCAGCCGATAAGGGGCTGCCCGTGGCGCTGGCCACCAACGGGACCATGATTGACGGCGAAGTGGCGGACAAGGTGGTGGCCGCCGGCGTACGGAGGGTCGCGATCAGTTTCGACGGGTCGGGCGCGGCTGTCCACGACGAGTTCCGCGGGCTGCAAGGCTCCTTCGACAAGGCGGTCGCCGGTTTCCGCGCCCTTCGCGAGCGCGGGACGAGCATGCAGGTCAACTGCACTGTGGCGCGCCACAACGACCATCAGCTCGAGGAAATTGTCACGCTGGCCAAGGACCTGGGCGCCGACGCCCTGCATTTTTTCATGCTCGTGCCCGTAGGCTGCGGCGTTGAGTTGAGCAAGAAACAGCAGCTCAGTCCCGAGCGCTACGAGGAAGTGCTGAACTGGGTTTACGAGACGACGATCGAGAACCCGCAACTTCAGATCAAGGCCACCTGCGCCCCGCACTATTTCCGGATTATCCTCCAGCGCGGCGGCAAGGAGATGCTGAGCAAGGGCCACGGCCACGGTACGATGCACACCATGACCCGCGGCTGCCTGGCCGGGACCGCGGTCTGTTTTGTCAGCCACACCGGCGAGGTGTTTCCCTGCGGGTACCTGCCACTCAGCGCGGGCAATGTCAAGGAAACGGCGTTCGAGGGTATCTGGAACGAGTCTGCCCTGTTCGAGAAACTGCGCGACACGGGCAACCTCGAGGGCAAATGCGGACTCTGCGAATACAAGAATGTCTGCATGGGCTGCCGCGCCCGCTCGTTCGGCGAGGTCGGCAATTTTCTGGCCGAGGAGCCTTACTGCACCTACGAGCCGGTACGGGTCAAACGTCAGAAAGCCTGAGGCGTCCTGACAATCCTGTTATCAGCAGACGGCGCTTACGGCAACAAACCGGGAGCGCCGTTTTGGTTTGCAGGTCGGTTTTAACACAGCAGTCTAAGGCTTTAATTTCATGGTTTAAAAGTTACCTTAGATGCAGGTCTTTTCGTCCACAGGCCAAGCAAATCATTGATACTCCTGATGAGGACGGATTTTTTATTGAATAAACAACGGGAATCTCTCGATGCAAGCTGAAAAGGACGAAAGTTGTCGCTCAGAATCGAAAGAGTAGGCCATCTTTAAAATTTCAATTTTGATTTGGTGAATATCGGTTAAATTGATATATTGACAATTATAAATGAGAA comes from Candidatus Glassbacteria bacterium and encodes:
- a CDS encoding sulfatase-like hydrolase/transferase, encoding MNLPRLIRFYSVSLTLLAAVCASPPDFNIIIVTLDTTRADRLGCYGYERAHTPSLDSLAVDGVLFENAFTTSPITLPAHASLFTGLYPPVHGVRDNGIYRLEDEAVTLAEVLGEAGMNTGAAIGAYVLSSRFGLAQGFDHYDERLKGQPGAKAAFYVERSAGEVTDAALEWLNGLGHRRPFFLWVHYFDPHSPCRPPAPYDSLCPGRPYDGEVAYMDSQLGRLLDCLRESGEYERTLIVAVGDHGEALGQHGEPTHGIFIYDPTVRIPLLVKYPGGELAGKRVSGNVSLVDLFPTVLEAAGLEWPGSIQGRSLLHDNSPGERAVYLETLMPEQTFGWHRLEGLVQGNMKYVDAPVPELYDLTADPGETQNLVESEPDRAQRMSSRLAALKWELERESRQLAGRMELDSESAERLRALGYISGGAAAHSPDSLPDPKLMIGSLGRFMEGVMAEAEGEYAAALAAFDSVLADDPENLYAIRYKGFVLMEQDSMRLAIEQFTRAVELQPESPANFMLALAWSRLGSVGETRSWLERTVKMQPGHARAHAMLADILLDCGETAVAVEHMETARRLAPQDKRVLNDLGSLLLERGEPEAAAESFEEALAVDPDYPLALYNLGIARYRLGELEEAEEVLARVAADFTGDKKVQNNLGVVRAARQDREGAERAYRAALDADSSFAPAWNNLGNVMAATGRTNEAAAAYSSALEIEPDYAEACFNYGILLAERLELPDSALMLIERGIALAPDSPRALKMGDFARELRAR
- a CDS encoding radical SAM protein; this encodes MPTSGDAGPGPLGNQLRLVFWETTAGCNLTCQHCRRLDLAQDGLAPGDMNTETALRFIDSIVKFATPILVLSGGEPMIRPDIFEIARYAADKGLPVALATNGTMIDGEVADKVVAAGVRRVAISFDGSGAAVHDEFRGLQGSFDKAVAGFRALRERGTSMQVNCTVARHNDHQLEEIVTLAKDLGADALHFFMLVPVGCGVELSKKQQLSPERYEEVLNWVYETTIENPQLQIKATCAPHYFRIILQRGGKEMLSKGHGHGTMHTMTRGCLAGTAVCFVSHTGEVFPCGYLPLSAGNVKETAFEGIWNESALFEKLRDTGNLEGKCGLCEYKNVCMGCRARSFGEVGNFLAEEPYCTYEPVRVKRQKA